A genome region from Brassica oleracea var. oleracea cultivar TO1000 chromosome C2, BOL, whole genome shotgun sequence includes the following:
- the LOC106327897 gene encoding folate transporter 1, chloroplastic isoform X1, translating into MVAPSGQWENATAGAVAGFATVAAMHPLDVVRTRFQVNDGRGLSALPTYKNTAHAVFTIARLEGLRGLYAGFFPAVIGSTLSWSLYFFFYGRAKERYARGRDDEKLTPPLHLASAAEAGALVCLCTNPIWLVKTRLQLQTPLHQTPPYSGLLDAFRTIMKEEGPRALFKGIVPGLVLQVSHGAIQFTAYEELRKIIVDLKEKRRKSESTPDNLLNSADYAALGGSSKVAAVLLTYPFQVIRARLQQRPSTNGIPRYIDSLHVIRETARFEGLRGFYRGLTANLLKNVPASSITFIVYENVLKLLKQPLPTR; encoded by the exons ATGGTGGCGCCATCAGGGCAGTGGGAAAATGCCACAGCGGGGGCAGTCGCAGGATTCGCAACAGTAGCTGCTATGCACCCTCTTGATGTTGTCCGTACTAGATTCCAAG TGAACGACGGTAGAGGGTTAAGTGCTCTCCCGACGTACAAGAACACAGCTCACGCTGTCTTCACCATTGCCCGTCTCGAG GGTCTGAGAGGACTTTATGCAGGTTTCTTCCCTGCTGTCATCGGTTCCACTCTTTCATGGAGCTTATACTTCTTCTT TTATGGAAGAGCGAAAGAGAGATACGCTAGAGGCAGGGACGATGAGAAACTCACCCCTCCCCTTCACCTTGCTTCTGCCGCTGAAGCTGGAGCCTTG GTCTGTTTATGCACGAATCCTATTTGGCTTGTCAAGACAAGGTTACAGCTTCAGACACCTCTTCATCAAACCCCACCCTACTCCGGCCTGTTAG ATGCCTTTAGAACCATAATGAAAGAGGAAGGACCCAGGGCGCTCTTCAAGGGTATTGTCCCTGGTCTTGTACTG CAGGTTTCTCATGGTGCTATTCAATTCACAGCGTATGAGGAACTCCGTAAAATCATTGTCGATTTGAAAGAGAAGAGAAGAAAATCCGAATCCACGCCTGATAATTTATTG AACTCGGCGGATTATGCTGCACTGGGAGGCTCCTCCAAAGTCGCAGCAGTTCTTCTCACATATCCTTTTCAGGTTATTAGAGCACGATTACAG CAAAGACCTAGTACTAACGGAATCCCAAGATATATAGACAGCTTACATGTCATCAGAGAAACCGCGAG ATTCGAGGGTCTCAGAGGTTTCTACAGGGGACTAACAGCTAATCTATTGAAAAATGTGCCTGCTTCTTCCATCACGTTCATCGTCTACGAAAACGTTCTGAAATTGCTGAAACAACCTCTTCCAACGAGATAG
- the LOC106327897 gene encoding folate transporter 1, chloroplastic isoform X2, whose amino-acid sequence MVAPSGQWENATAGAVAGFATVAAMHPLDVVRTRFQVNDGRGLSALPTYKNTAHAVFTIARLEGLRGLYAGFFPAVIGSTLSWSLYFFFYGRAKERYARGRDDEKLTPPLHLASAAEAGALVCLCTNPIWLVKTRLQLQTPLHQTPPYSGLLDAFRTIMKEEGPRALFKGIVPGLVLVSHGAIQFTAYEELRKIIVDLKEKRRKSESTPDNLLNSADYAALGGSSKVAAVLLTYPFQVIRARLQQRPSTNGIPRYIDSLHVIRETARFEGLRGFYRGLTANLLKNVPASSITFIVYENVLKLLKQPLPTR is encoded by the exons ATGGTGGCGCCATCAGGGCAGTGGGAAAATGCCACAGCGGGGGCAGTCGCAGGATTCGCAACAGTAGCTGCTATGCACCCTCTTGATGTTGTCCGTACTAGATTCCAAG TGAACGACGGTAGAGGGTTAAGTGCTCTCCCGACGTACAAGAACACAGCTCACGCTGTCTTCACCATTGCCCGTCTCGAG GGTCTGAGAGGACTTTATGCAGGTTTCTTCCCTGCTGTCATCGGTTCCACTCTTTCATGGAGCTTATACTTCTTCTT TTATGGAAGAGCGAAAGAGAGATACGCTAGAGGCAGGGACGATGAGAAACTCACCCCTCCCCTTCACCTTGCTTCTGCCGCTGAAGCTGGAGCCTTG GTCTGTTTATGCACGAATCCTATTTGGCTTGTCAAGACAAGGTTACAGCTTCAGACACCTCTTCATCAAACCCCACCCTACTCCGGCCTGTTAG ATGCCTTTAGAACCATAATGAAAGAGGAAGGACCCAGGGCGCTCTTCAAGGGTATTGTCCCTGGTCTTGTACTG GTTTCTCATGGTGCTATTCAATTCACAGCGTATGAGGAACTCCGTAAAATCATTGTCGATTTGAAAGAGAAGAGAAGAAAATCCGAATCCACGCCTGATAATTTATTG AACTCGGCGGATTATGCTGCACTGGGAGGCTCCTCCAAAGTCGCAGCAGTTCTTCTCACATATCCTTTTCAGGTTATTAGAGCACGATTACAG CAAAGACCTAGTACTAACGGAATCCCAAGATATATAGACAGCTTACATGTCATCAGAGAAACCGCGAG ATTCGAGGGTCTCAGAGGTTTCTACAGGGGACTAACAGCTAATCTATTGAAAAATGTGCCTGCTTCTTCCATCACGTTCATCGTCTACGAAAACGTTCTGAAATTGCTGAAACAACCTCTTCCAACGAGATAG
- the LOC106327896 gene encoding GDP-mannose 4,6 dehydratase 1-like produces MATPNGNDSHIASEPRKVALVTGITGQDGSYLTEFLLGKGYEVHGLIRRSSNYNTQRINHIYVDPHNANKALMKLHYADLSDASSLRRWLDVIKPDEVYNLAAQSHVAVSFEIPDYTADVVATGALRLLEAVRSHMADNGRTVKYYQAGSSEMFGSTPPPQSETTPFHPRSPYAASKVAAHWYTVNYREAYGLYACNGILFNHESPRRGENFVTRKITRALGRIKVGLQTKLFLGNIQASRDWGFAGDYVEAMWLMLQQEKPDDYVVATEESHTVEEFLDVSFGYLGLNWKDHVEIDKRYFRPTEVDNLKGDASKAKELLKWKPKVGFEQLVKMMVDEDLETAKREKVLVDAGYIDAQQQP; encoded by the coding sequence ATGGCCACTCCTAATGGCAACGATTCTCACATTGCGTCGGAGCCAAGGAAGGTTGCATTGGTCACCGGGATCACTGGGCAGGACGGATCATACCTGACGGAGTTCCTGCTCGGAAAAGGGTACGAAGTGCACGGCCTGATCCGACGATCCTCAAACTACAACACGCAGCGAATCAACCATATCTACGTGGATCCACACAATGCCAACAAAGCTCTCATGAAGCTCCACTACGCTGATCTCTCTGATGCCTCCTCCCTCCGCCGTTGGCTCGACGTCATCAAGCCTGACGAGGTCTACAACCTTGCTGCTCAGTCCCACGTCGCTGTCTCCTTCGAGATCCCTGACTACACTGCTGATGTGGTCGCGACTGGAGCTCTCCGCCTCCTGGAGGCTGTCAGGTCTCACATGGCTGACAATGGCCGCACCGTCAAGTACTACCAGGCCGGATCCTCGGAGATGTTCGGGTCAACTCCTCCTCCCCAATCTGAGACGACGCCGTTTCACCCGAGATCTCCCTATGCTGCCTCCAAAGTCGCAGCTCACTGGTACACCGTCAATTACAGAGAAGCATACGGCCTGTACGCCTGCAACGGGATCCTGTTCAACCACGAGTCACCCCGCAGAGGCGAGAACTTCGTGACTCGGAAGATAACACGGGCCTTGGGGAGGATCAAGGTCGGACTGCAGACGAAGCTCTTCCTGGGGAACATACAGGCCTCAAGAGACTGGGGGTTCGCAGGGGACTACGTGGAGGCAATGTGGCTGATGCTGCAGCAGGAGAAACCAGATGACTATGTGGTGGCTACTGAGGAGTCGCACACCGTCGAGGAGTTTCTGGACGTGTCCTTCGGGTACCTCGGCCTCAACTGGAAAGACCACGTGGAGATAGACAAGAGGTACTTCAGGCCAACGGAGGTTGACAATCTGAAAGGAGATGCGAGCAAGGCAAAGGAGTTGTTGAAGTGGAAGCCCAAGGTTGGGTTCGAGCAGCTGGTGAAGATGATGGTGGATGAAGATCTGGAGACGGCTAAGAGGGAGAAAGTGCTCGTCGATGCTGGTTACATTGACGCTCAGCAGCAACCTTAA